A portion of the Podospora pseudoanserina strain CBS 124.78 chromosome 2, whole genome shotgun sequence genome contains these proteins:
- the RMT1 gene encoding type I protein arginine N-methyltransferase Rmt1 (BUSCO:EOG09265F2Y; COG:S; EggNog:ENOG503Q3AC), producing the protein MVLLVLIHFMISVYMHHIPEPRFRRRTLPLSPPGHLEKKTAKMKLLTLNFLTCAVKTCKSSSDSFPLHPKDAELASDDVDVNPELLVNLLPRLDWKALKTTSAELGFPQLPDSPPTIEQLQSDDKLLKDLHSLLMETNLMEGKLVCGVCGHEYAVREGIPNFLLPSHLV; encoded by the exons ATACCCGAACCCCGTTTTCGTCGCCGAACGTTACCCCTTTCACCACCAGGTCAtttggaaaagaaaacagccAAAATGAaactcctcaccctcaacttcctcacCTGCGCCGTAAAAACCTGCAAGTCCTCCTCGGACTCgttccccctccacccaaaGGACGCCGAGCTCGCCTCGGACGACGTCGACGTCAACCCGGAGCTGTTGGTCAACTTGCTTCCAAGACTGGACTGGAAGGCGCTCAAGACGACGTCCGCAGAG CTCGGCttcccccaactcccagactccccaccaaccatcgAACAACTCCAATCAGACGACAAGTTGTTGAAAGACCTGCACTCGCTGCTCATGGAGACGAACCTGATGGAGGGCAAGCTCGTCTGCGGGGTGTGCGGGCATGAGTATGCCGTTCGGGAGGGGATTCCCAACTTTTTGCTGCCGAGTCATTTGGTTTGA
- a CDS encoding hypothetical protein (EggNog:ENOG503P45R; COG:S), translating into MRISQATTLLACTAATSVNAFTDSAPFILFSSADLPTPNSNPQLQTSSSVLSTTKSLLSGCPTGKYILISQPNLHAADIRTSEHCLHTPNLCKATRAQNTKSAFSVAEVIGQISATELKELVAQSCKHVKGGAMQLLEVRMRGLPPVVVGGDEKERVEILEDNDHRLGERMSALDEEGEGYTVMVFSDPAELPPYRSEFDGVATGHMDLKRGLDDEFEGVVVNGRGNETERDTRGLFEKYQFFTPGIFMALITLVIVLAILTVGLKALASLEVSYGAFDKEMGPAAQKKQQ; encoded by the exons aTGCGTATCAGCCAAGCAACCACCCTGCTGGCCtgcacagcagcaaccagcGTCAACGCCTTTACCGATTCCGCGCCCTTtatcctcttctcctccgccga cctccccaccccgaactccaacccccaactccaaacatcctcctcagtcCTCTCCACAACTAAgtccctcctctccggctGCCCAACAGGCAAGTACATCCTCatctcccaacccaacctccacgCGGCAGACATTCGCACCTCGGAACACTGCCTCCACACTCCCAACCTCTGCAAGGCCACCCGCGCCCAAAACACGAAGTCCGCCTTTAGCGTAGCAGAGGTTATCGGGCAGATTTCCGCTACCGAGCTAAAGGAGCTGGTCGCCCAGTCCTGCAAACATGTCAAGGGGGGAGCGATGCAGCTTttggaggtgaggatgaggggtcttcctcctgttgttgttgggggggatgagaaggagagggtggagattCTGGAGGATAATG ATCACAGACTTGGGGAGAGGATGTCTGCccttgatgaagagggggaggggtacaCTGTTATGGTTTTCTCGGATCCGGCTGAGTTGCCGCCTTATAGGTCTGAGTTTGACGGGGTGGCTACGGGGCATATGGAtttgaagagggggttggatgatgagtttgagggggtggtggtgaatgggaGGGGGAATGAGACGGAGAGGGATACGAGGGGTTTGTTTGAGAAGTATCAGTTTTTTACTCCTG GCATCTTTATGGCGCTGATCACGCTGGTGATTGTGCTGGCTATTTTGACGGTTGGGCTGAAGGCGCTGGCTAGTTTGGAGGTGTCATATGGGGCGTTTGATAAGGAGATGGGGCCGGCTGcgcagaagaagcagcagtAA
- a CDS encoding hypothetical protein (EggNog:ENOG503P3ZW; COG:S) codes for MQLAGMDDAAQSRSRRIHQTQAKTGATTNGPPACHPLLQTRRCGAARIPITPARAVSEKLQGINIAKITAAGPSTQPSQHPTSIPSQPPPNSPKMDGTAAMFAQPGMFIQPRVRKTAPPPPKKRKVQHAVEEVTFDRTAREEYLTGFHKRKLERKRHAQQIAEQKAREERIETRKQIREERKQALEEHVQTIQQILREAEAAGTGTAGKDGEEDEEWGGLSDDEVVEAPIDMEEEYIDEDKYTTVTVEAVSVDRDGLHKPKAVSTDDDEESKTEKPEDEDKQATKGAKRPKEQKKKKKFRYETKFDRQLTERKQKAKKRKARGVE; via the exons ATGCAGCTGGctgggatggatgatgcagCTCAGTCTCGCTCCCGTCGTATCCACCAAACCCAAGCCAAGACaggcgccaccaccaacggGCCCCCTGCCTGCCACCCGCTGCTGCAAACCAGGCGGTGTGGGGCGGCAAGAATCCCGATAACACCAGCCCGCGCCGTTAGCGAAAAGTTACAGGGGATCAATATCGCCAAAATTACAGCTGCCGGGCCATCAACTCAACCTTCTCAAcatcccacctccatcccgtcacaaccaccccccaatTCCCCCAAAATGGATGGAACCGCCGCCATGTTCGCCCAACCGGGCATGTTCATCCAGCCCCGAGTCCGCAAaacagcccctccaccccccaagaAGCGCAAAGTCCAGCACGCCGTCGAAGAAGTCACATTCGACCGTACAGCCCGCGAAGAATACCTGACCGGGTTCCACAAGCGCAAGCTAGAGCGAAAGAGACACGCGCAGCAAATCGCCGAGCAAAAGGCCCGGGAAGAAAGAATTGAGACGAGGAAgcag ATTAGGGAAGAGCGCAAACAAGCCCTTGAAGAGCACGTCCAGACCATTCAGCAAATTCTCCGCGAAGCCGAGGCAGCCGGGACAGGTACAGCAGGCAAAGacggggaagaggacgaggaatGGGGCGGCCTCTCTGAcgacgaggtggtggaggcgccCAttgacatggaggaggagtacatTGACGAAGACAAATACACCACTGTTACCGTCGAGGCTGTTAGTGTGGACCGAGACGGTCTGCACAAACCAAAAGCTGTCTCTactgacgacgacgaggagtcCAAAACAGAGAAGccagaagacgaagacaaACAAGCGACCAAGGGCGCGAAGCGTCCCaaagagcaaaagaaaaaaaagaagtttCGATATGAAACCAAGTTCGACAGACAGCTCACAGAGAGAAAGCAAAAGGCCAAAAAGAGGAAGGCAAGAGGGGTGGAATAA
- the TPM2 gene encoding tropomyosin-2 (EggNog:ENOG503P2Z3; BUSCO:EOG09264XUV; COG:Z), whose product MDRIKEKMTQLRLESEESAAKVEELQAKVKALEQENLQKEQEIISLTHKNSVLESEVEKYETQVKDLKSAASEGAQHGTQNETLTRRLQLLEEEAEQADKTLREANEKLRQTDVKAGHFERKVQALEQERDQWESKYEEMAKKYATVQKELEDFQNEIGNI is encoded by the exons atggaTCGCATCAAGGAG AAAATGACCCAGCTCCGTTTGGAGTCTGAGGAATCTGCTGCCAAGGTCGAAGAGCTCCaggccaaggtcaaggcgcTCGAGCAGGAGAACCTccagaaggagcaggagatcATCTCCCTTACGCACAAGAACAGCGTTCTAGAGTCCGAGGTAGAGAAATACGAAACTCAGGTCAAGGACCTCAAGAGCGCTGCCAGCGAAGGCGCGCAGCATGGAACCCAGAACGAAACGCTGACTCGGAGACTCCAACTTctcgaggaagaggctgagcAAGCAGATAAGACTTTGCGCGAGGCCAACGAGAA GTTGCGACAGACCGACGTCAAGGCCGGACACTTCGAGCGGAAAGTCCAGGCTCTCGAGCAGGAGCGCGATCAGTGGGAGTCTAAGTACGAggagatggccaagaagtACGCCACCGTccagaaggagctggaggactTCCAAAACGAGATTGGCAACATCTAA